In Pseudomonas sp. ADAK2, the genomic window CTGACGGATTTGCTGGACATTTCCCGGCTCGACCAGGCGGCGGTGAAACCCGACGTCGCGCTGTACCGCCTCGACGAATTGCTCGCGCCGCTGGTTTCGGAATTCCAGTCCGTGGCCGAGGCGGCGGGGCTGAACCTGCGGGTGCACATGGGCGACTTCGCCATAAGCACCGATTTGCGGCTGATGACGCGGATTCTGCGCAACTTCCTCAGCAATGCGTTCCGCTACACCGATGAGGGCTGCATCTTGCTCGGGGCTCGGCGTCGGGGCCAGATGTTACGGCTGGAAGTCTGGGACACCGGGCGCGGGATTGCAGCGGATCGGCTGGATTCGATCTTTCTGGAATTCAATCAACTGGACGTTGGCCGCGCCGCCGATCGTAAAGGCGTGGGCCTGGGATTGGCGATCGTCGAGCGCATCGCCAAGATTCTCGGTTACCGGATTCAGGTGCGTTCATGGCCGGGGCGCGGGTCGGTGTTCAGTATCGACGTGCCGATTTCCCATGAAGTACCGCTGCCGATCACACTGGCCGCGCCGCAACCGGGTACCGGCAACCCGCTGCCGGGCCGGCGTTTGTTGGTGCTGGATAACGAAGTCAGCATTCTGGAAAGCATGAGCGCGTTGCTCGGGCAATGGGGCTGCGAAGTGGTGATCGCCACGGACGAATTCTCTGCCTTGGCGGCGTTGCAGGGACGGGCACCGGAACTGATTCTGGCGGACTATCACCTCGACCACGGGGTGGTCGGTTGTGATGTGGTGCGGCATCTGCGCGAGCACTTCGGCCAGGCGATTCCGGCGGTGATCATCACCGCCGACCGCACCGACCAGTGCCGCCGCTCCTTGCAGCGCCTCGACGCGCCGCTGCTGAACAAACCGGTGAAACCCGGCAAGTTGCGCGCGGTGTTGAGTCAGTTGCTGGGTTAGCCGAGTTTGCGGTATTGCAGGCTGAACCCCAGCGCGGTGGATTGGCCTTGCTCGAGCAATCGCAACCCCGGCCGACCGGGCAAGTGGTGCGCGTTGACTGGGTGGCTCACCGGCTCGATACAGAAAAACCCCAAGTCTACCGGGCAGTACAGCAGGTAATAATCGCTGCCGGTGGCCTGGCATTCCAGTTCATAACCCAGCTCGGGTTGCTGGATCAGGCAGTGTCCGTCCCATTCGCAGAAACCGTTGTCCACCAGGGTGTGCGGTAAATCCTTGAGCTGCTGGAAATCCCATTCGGCCGGTAACGGGCTGAGTTCGGTCGGCAGTTTGGCGCTGTCACAAAACCAGACCTGTCGGGCCTTTGTCTGTAATCGAGTATTGGCGGTGCGCGGGAAGTAGGGGTGCAAGCCGAGGCCGTGCCACGCGGCGTGTTCGCCCAGATGGGTGACCTGCAATTCAATGCTTAACTGACCTTCGCTCAAGTGGAAACGTTGTCGGGCGCGGTAGGCGAAGGGCGTTGTGCAATCGAGTTCCAGGACGGCTTCGTTTCGGCTTTGCGAAACGATCCGCCACGGCTGTTGCCAGGCGCTGCCGTGGATCGGCAAGGGATCGGTGAGGCTGTTCGGCGTCAGGGCCAACCAGCCTTCGGGGCAGTCGAAACCGCCCTCGGAAATCCGGTTGGACCAAGGGGCCAGCGGATAGCAGCCGAGCTTGCCGGGCAGGCCGGTGTTCAAGGCTTGGCTGTCGCTGTGACGCAACAGTGGCTGGCCGGTGCTGCGTACCGTCCAGTTGACGATGCTGGCGCCGAGTTCGGGGGCGAGAGTGAGGTGGGTGAGGTGGTCTTCGAGTTCGAGCAGGGTGGGTGTCATGTTGATCATCAGTCCAGAAACAGCGGTTCAGGCAGACCTTTCACGCCTGGATTAAGCGCAAACACCCCACCGGCCAACGACTGCTCGTCATGGTCATCCCCCGGGCGAATCGAGGTCACGAACAACGTATCCAGCCCACTGCCACCAAACGCGCACATGGTCGGTTTCTTCACCGGCACGGCCAGCGAACGGTCCAGTCGACCGTCCGGGGTAAACCGATGAATCAACCCGGCATCGTTCGCGCAGATCCAGTAGCAACCCTCAGCATCCACCGCCGCGCCATCGGGCCGGCCGCAGAAGTGATTCATGTCGACAAACAGCCGGCGATTGCTCGGTGTGCCGCTCTCGAGGTCGTAGTCGAAAGCCCAGATTTGCTGGGCCAGCGGATGAGAATCAGACAGGTACATCGTCCGGCCATCCGGGCTGAAACCCAGGCCGTTAGGGACGAGGAAGCCAGAGAGGCGTGCCTCAATCGGCCCACGCTGCCCGCTGCTGTAGCGATACAACGTGCCTTCCGCCACGTTGGCCCCCATGTTCAGCACCATGCTGCCGGCCCAGAAACGCCCCTGACGATCACAGCGGCCATCGTTCAGGCGCATGTCCGGACGGGCATGATCGACGTGGGCGAGCAGTTCGCTGTCGAGGCTGCCATCGTTGTGCGGGCGCAAATGGAAGAACCCGCTTTCCATCCCGGCGACCCAGCCACCGTCGCTGTGACGCGCGATGCAGGCGAGCATTTCCGGGGTTTTCCAGGCGTGGACATGCCCGGTTGCGGCGCTCCAGCGCTGCAAGCCACCGGCGGGAATATCGACCCAGTACAGGGCGTTTTCCTCAGGCACCCAGACCGGGCATTCACCGACCGCGTTGCGGGCATCGACAATCAATTCGGCTTGCATGGACGCTCATTCCCTCGAAGGTCGGCTCAATCGCCGAACGGGCCGGAGGCGACAAACGCGCCACCCTGGTAAACCATCGCCGGGTCATCCGCGGCCGGCATCGGTTGTGCTTCGATCTTGTCGCGGAACACTTCGGAGTTGTCCTGCGGCACATAACCCAGGCCGGCGGCGAAGCGGTTGTCCCACCAGACGTTCTTGTTGTCGGACACGCCGTAGACAATGGTGTGGCCGACATTCGGCGCGTACAGCGCGCGTTCGAGCAATTGGGTCAGGTCGCCGAAGCTCAGCCAGGTGCTCATCATGCGGCGGTTTTGCGGTTCCGGGAACGAGGAGCCGATGCGCACGCTGACGGTCTCGATGCCGTAGCGATCGAAATAGAAGCTGGCAATGTCTTCGCCGTAGGACTTCGACAAACCGTAGTAGCTGTCCGGGCGGCGCGGGGAGCGGGCGTCGATCACTTCGTCCTGTTTGTAGAAACCGATGACGTGGTTGGAACTGGCGAAAATCACCCGCTTCACACCATGACGACGCGCGGCTTCGTAGATGTGGAACACGCCGCAGATGTTGGCGCCGAGGATCTCTTCGAACGAGTGCTCGGTGGACACGCCGCCGAAGTGCAGGATCGCGTCCGCGCCGTCCACCAGTTGATGCACGGCTTGCTTGTCGGCGAGGTCACAGATCACGACTTCTTCGCGGTCATCGATGGCCGGGGCGAGGTCGACGATGTCCGACAGGCGAATCACGTTGGCGTAGGGGCGCAGGGTTTCGCGCAAGACTTTGCCAAGGCCGCCGGCGGCACCGGTCAGGAGCAGGCGGTTGAAAGGGGCAGGGGATGTCGTGGTCATGGAAGGTCCTAATACGGAGTCATTGCAGTTGTTGTAAGTTGTCGTATGACTTGAGCGGAGTATCGTTAGCCTTTCCCGTGGTTGTCAACGCGCCAGCGGTGGAAATTGACGGAGGGTCTTGCCACGCCGCGATTGATGTAGCCGCTGGCGACGCCTGCGCTCGACACCTGTAGCAGCTGCCGAAGGCTGCGTTCGGCTGCGAAGCAGTCGTAAAACCTGAGCACACGGTCCTTCTGATACACCGCGTCGCCTGGGTTCACGACTGCTTCGCAGCCGAACGCAGCCTTCGGCAGCTGCTACACGAGTCGGACGCAGCCTTCGGCAGCTGCTACACGAGCCGAACGCAGGCTTCGCCAGCTGCTACAAAGAGCGTGGTGTCGCACAGGTCGGAGTCAGCCTTGAAGCGATCCCAACCTCACAACAACGAAATCGGATAGCTCACGAAGATCCGGTTCTCATCGAACTCATTGGTGCTGAAGTCCTTGCGAATACTCGCATTGCGCCATTTGACGTTGAGGTTCTTCAATACGCCGCTCTGCACGGTATACGCCAGTTCGCTCTCGCGGCCCCATTCCTTGCCGTCGGTGATCGCCCCGGTGTGCACGTTATCGCCGCTGATGTAGCGGTTCATCATGGTCAGGCCGGGAATGCCGAGGGCGACGAAGTTGTAGTCGTGGCGTACTTGCCAGGATTTTTCCTTGGCGTTGTCGTAGCTGGAGTTGTAGCTGTCGTTGGCCAGGGTGCCGCCGCTGGTGCCGTTGACGCGCATCCAGACATCGTCGCCGGAGAGTTTTTGCAGGCCGACGTAGAAGGTGCTGCCGCCGTATTTGGCCGAGAGCATGGCGAACGCGGTTTTGTTGTCGAGATCGCCGGCCAGGGCGCTGCCGTCTTCCTTGCCGATGAAGTAACCGAGGTTGGCGCCCAGGGTCCAGTCGCCGATGGGCTGGCTGTGGCTCAGGTTGAAATACTGCTGCTGATAAATGTCGCTGAGCTCCGAGTACCAGACGCCGACCAGGGTGCGTTTTTCGTTGAAGGTGTATTCACCGCCGCCGAAGTTGAAGCGATCCGAGGTGAATGCGGCTTTGCCGTTCATCGACATGTCATCCATGCTCGAATCGTTGCGCGGGCTGTTGGCGCGGAACTGGCCGCCGTAGAGCTTCAGGCCATCGATTTCGCTGGAGGTAACCTGGCCGCCGCGGAAGGTTTGCGGCAGGGAGCGACCGTCGTCCGAGCGCAGGACGGGCAGCACCGGCATCCATTCGCCGACCTTCAACTCGGTCTTCGACACCTTGGCCTTGAACGCCACGTTGGTGCGACCGAAGTTATCCGCCGGACGCCCGTCATGATCCAGCGGCAGCAGTCCCGTGCCGCCGGTGCCTTGGCCGCCGTCGAGTTTTTTCGAGTACAGGCCCAGCACATCCACACCGAAACCGACGGTGCCTTGGGTGAAACCGGACTTGGCGTCGAGAATAAAACTTTGCGTCCACTCTTCAGCCTTGCCCTGAGGGTAGGCCGGGTTGGTGAAGTTGCGATTGAAGTAGGCGTTGCGCAGGTTCAGCGTGGCGCTGGCATCCTCGACAAAACCTTCGGCGTGGCTGGTCATGGGCAAGGCAAGGGCCAGGCTGCTGCAACCGATCAGGCTCAGGGTGTGGCGGCGGACGAAGGTCGGGCGAGGGGTGCGGACGGAGGAATGACGGACGAGTTTGCTCACTGTGACTTCCCTTTGTTTCTTGTTGTTTTTATTGTTTGTTATACGTCGTCGTACAACATGGCGGCGATTATTTGCGAGGCTTTGCGGGGTTGTCAATCAGAAGTTGTACGATGACATGGGGCGCGCACGACTTGTAGGAGCGAGGCTTGCCCGCGAAGACGTCGTCCCAGTCGATATCGATGTCGAGTGAAAGATGACTGTGGCGAGGGAGCTTGCTCCCGCTGGGCTGCGAAGCAGACCAAAAATACTGGGAGCGCTACGCACTCCAGCGGGAGCAAGCTCCCTCGCCACAGGTGCGATGCCCACAGGGATGTGTGTTTTGCCCGACGATTTTCCGGCAAACTGGCAGCCTCTCAGAACAAGGCCCTTGAATGGATCACTACGCCCCGCGCGACTGGCAGCCCCACGAACGGCCCAGTCTGCCCGGTTCCCCCTCGACCCCCGTGCACTCCAATCCCAAGCGCTTGGCCTATGCGCTGGTGGGTTTGCTGGTGGCGTTGACCGGTGGCCTCGGCAATTCGCTGGTGATCGCCAACCTGCCTTACCTGCAAGGCGCGCTCGGCGCGACCACCGCCGAAATGGCCTGGTTGCCGGCGGCCTATGTCATGACCAACGTCTCGATGAACCTGCTGCTGGTGAAGTTTCGCCAGCAGTTCGGCTTGCGCGCCTTCACCGAAGTGTTCCTGGTGCTCTACGCCCTGGTGACCTTCGGCCATCTGTTCGTCAATGACCTGAGTTCGGCGATCGCCGTGCGTGCGGCCCACGGCATGGTCGGTGCGGCGCTGAGTTCGCTGGGCCTGTATTACATGATCCAGGCGTTCCCGGCGAAGTGGCGGATGAAGGCATTGGTGCTGGGCCTGGGTGCTTCGCAATTGGCGCTGCCGCTGGCGCGGCTGTTCTCCGAAGACTTGATGCAAATCGCCGAATGGCGCGGCTTGTATCTGTTCGAATTGGGCATGGCGCTGCTGACGCTGGGCTGCGTGTTCCTGCTCAAACTACCGCCGGGCGACCGCTTCAAGACCTTCGAAAAACTCGACTTCCTGACCTTCGCCATCCTCGCCAGCGGCGTGGCCTTGCTCTGCGCCGTGCTGTCCCTGGGCCGCATCGACTGGTGGCTGGAAGCACCGTGGATCGGCGTCGCTTCGGCGGCGTCCATCGTGCTGATCCTCGCCGGCCTGGCCATCGAACATAACCGCAGCAACCCGATGCTGATGACCCGTTGGCTCGGCAGCGGGGTGATGATTCGCCTGGCCCTGGCGGTGATCCTGATTCGCATGGTGTTGTCCGAGCAATCCACCGGTGCAGTCGGCTTCATGCAGATGCTGAACATGAGCAGTCAGCAGCTGCACAGCCTGTACGTGGTGATGTTGCTCGGCAGCATCGCCGGCCTGGCCACCAGCGCCCTGACCATCGACCCCAAACACTTGTTCATGCCGCTGATCGTATCCCTCGCTTTGATGGCGGTCGGCTCGGTGATGGACAGTTACTCGAACAACCTGACCCGCCCGGAAAACATGTACTTCAGCCAGTTTTTGCTGGCCTTCGGCGGTACGTTTTTCCTTGGCCCGACCATGGTCCTCGGCACGCGCCGGGTGTTGACCAATCCGCGCAATCTGGTGAGTTTCTCGGTGCTGTTCGGGATCTGCCAGAACCTCGGCGGCTTAATCGGCGCGGCGCTGCTGGGCACGTTCCAGATCGTTCGCGAGAAATTCCATTCCAGCCATATCGTTGAACACCTGACCCTGCTTGATCCGCGCGTCGCGGCACGGGTGCAGAGCGGCGGCAATGCGGTGGGCTCAATGATCGCCGACCCGAGCCTGCGCAACCTGCAAGGCATTCGCAGCCTGGCCACCGCCGCCACTCGCGAAGCCAACGTATTGGCCTATAACGATGTGTTCATGCTGATCGCCGTGATTGCGGTGCTGACCATGATCTGGATTTCCATTCGCGCCCTGTGGCTGATGAGCACCACCCAAGCCGTCGCCCCAGCACCTGCCACGTCTTCCGTTCAACCCAACGGTGCCACTTCTTCATGACCGAACCGACCACCACGACCACCAACGCCATCGCCGCCACCCCCGAAGGCGTGGCGCCACCGTCCTCGCCGGACACCGAACCGCGCTCGCTGCGGGTGCGGATCATCTCGTCCATGGGCTTCGCGGCGATCGCCATCGTCGGCGTGCTGATCGTGCTGTACGCGTGGCAATTGCCGCCGTTCAGCAGCTCGGTGGAAACCACGGAAAACGCCTTGGTCCGCGGTCAGGTGACGATCATCGGCCCGCAACTCAGCGGTTATGTGTACGAAGTGCCGGTAACGGATTTTCAGTTTGTGAAGGCCGGTGACTTGCTGGTGCGCCTCGATGATCGCATCTACAAGCAGCACCTCGATCAGTCCCTGGCGCAACTGGCGGTGCAGAAAGCCGCGCTGGCCAACGTGGTGCAGCAACGCAACAGTGCCGAAGCGACGATCAAGTTGCGTCAGGCTGCCGTCGCCGACAGCCAGGCCCAGCAGCGCAAGAGCGAAGCCGATCTGCGCCGCAACAAGGAATTGATCAACGACGGCTCGGTGTCCAAGCGTGAGCTGGACGTGACCCTGGCCGCCAACGCCCAGACCATTGCGGCGGTAGCCCAGGCTCAGGCCAATCTGGAAATTGCCCGGCAGGATCTGCAAACGGTAATCGTCAATCGCGGCTCGCTGGAGGCAGCAGTGGCCAGCGCCGAAGCGGCGGTGCAACTGGCGCGCATTGACCTGTCCAACACCCGCGTGCTGGCGCCGCGTGACGGTCAGCTCGGGCAGATCGGCGTGCGCCTCGGCGCCTACGTCAACTCCGGCGCGCAGTTGATGGCGCTGGTGCCGAACCAGTTATGGGTGATCGCCAACATGAAGGAAACCCAGATGGACGACGTGCGCGTCGGCCAACCGGTGAGCTTCACCGTCGACGCGCTCGACCATCGCAAATTCAAGGGCAAAGTGCAGCGGATTTCACCGGCCACGGGATCGGAGTTCAGCCTGTTGCAGGCGGACAACGCGACTGGCAACTTCGTCAAGATCGCCCAGCGGGTGCCGGTGCGGATCACCGTGGATGAGGGGCAGGAGCAGAGTGAGCGGTTGCGGCCGGGGATGTCGGTGGTCGTCAGTATTGATACTGCCGCAGAAGGCCACACCGAAACCCCCTGACCACCCCTAACCGGCAATCATCGGCGGCAGGGTGCCCAGTAGCGAAACCGCCGCCACTGCACCCATCCCCAACAACCATTCCAGCATCACACTGGTTTTAAGCGCGCCAACCCGCTGCTCGCAATCCTTGATCCGCAACCGATTGAACAGCGCCAGCCCCAGCATCACCGCCACCAGCACGACCTTGATCAACAGAATCAAGGCAAACCCGGACAGCAACGGCGTCGGCCAGAACGCCCCGGTGAGCACGCGGACGTTGATCAACCCGGTGATCACCAACCCCGCGACCAAGCCATAACCGACTCCACTGAAACGTCGCAGTACCGTGCTCAACGCGTGGCCGTTCGGCTGCCGCAGGATCATCACCAACAGCAGCAACCCGCCCAGCCAGGCACCGACGCAGGTCAGGTGGATGATCTGGTTAAGGATCAGCAATTGGCCGCTGAGTCCGTCGAGCATCGCGCCATGGCCGACCGGCGCCAGGGTCGCGAGCAGCAAGCCGCTCACGACCAGTCTCAGCGACGCATTCGAATGCAATGGCGTCAGCAGCAAAACCATCAGCACGGCATTGAGCAGCAAGTGCCAACTCCACACCTGGCCGAAAAACGTATTGCGCAGCACCAGGCCCAGGGTCGACGGATCGAAAGCCGCGCTCCAGGCCCCGGCCATGCTCGCGGTGATCAGCAGCAGCCAGGTCACACCACTGACCAGTGCCACGGCGGTCAGCCAACGGGTGATGCGCATCAGGCGCCGACCCAGAGTGTCAGCGTTCAACAGCAAGGGCTGGAACACCCAGGCCCCGAACAGCATCAACACCACCACAAAATGCAGGAAGCGGCACAGCACCAGCGCGTCGGTCATGAATTACTGGCCAACCTTGAAGCTGTAGGCGCCTTCGCTTTTGTGGGTGTCGACCGACACCGCGTGCCATTCGACTTTATAGGCACCGGCGGTCAACGGTACGGCCGGTGTGACGATCAGGGTTTTCTTGTCGCTGCCTTCGGTGGTCAGGTTTTTCACCGGGACATCGGCACCGTCCTTTTTGATCGTCACTTTGGTGAAGGTCGCTTCAACGCCTTCGGAAAACACCAGGCGCAATTCAGTCGGCGCGGCCACGGTGCTGTCGGCGGCCGGGGTCTGGCTTTTCAGATGGGCGTGGGCGAACACCGAGGATGCGGCGAGCAGCGAGCCGAGCAGGGCGGCGGAGGTCAGGGCTTTTTTCAGCAGCATGGTCAGTTACCTTCTGGGCAGATTAATGGGCGTCACTTAAGCATGAACGGGATGCGCCGGGGAATGTTTACGCCGGTCGCAGTGCCAGGTGAATGATGGGGAACGGCCGACCTTCGCCATCGGTGGGCGAACGGCCGGTCTGTTCAAAACCATAGTGCAGATAGAAGCCGTGGGCCTGGGGATTCTGTTCGTTGACGTCGACGCTCAGGGTTTTGTGCAGCGCTTTGACATGGTCGAGCAACTGTCGGCCGATGCCCCGGCCCCGTTGCGCCGGTTCGATAAACAGCATTTCCACGGTGTCGCCGCCGGTGGCGATGAAGCCGGCGGGCGTGCCTTCCGGGTCTTCGCCGACCCACACCGTCAGCGCCGGGAGGTAGGCATCGCGCACCAGCGGCAGGAAGAATTGAATATCGTCTTCACTGAGAAAATCGTGGGTCGCGCGCACTGAGCGTTCCCACAGGGCGGCGAGGGCGGCATCGTCGGTGGCGACGCGGGGTCGAATGTTCACGGTGGGTGATCCATTGCGGTGGAAAAAGAGCGGCGGATGCTACCCAATCGGTTTTCCCCGGGAAAGTGAAAAAAGGTCTGTCGCCCCGATCCAGAGCGGATGCTAGTCTTGGACAACGCTGTTGTCAGGGAGCCCTCATGGGCAATCACAAGATCGAGATCCGTCGCAGTAACGTCGAAAAAATCCTGCTCGGGGCCGAAAAGGTCTTCGCCGAAAAAGGCTTCGGCAGCACCGCCATGGCCGACATCGCCGCCGAGGTGCAACTGCCGCGCTCCAACCTGCATTACTACTTCAGCACCAAGGGCGAGCTGTACAGCGCGGTATTGTTTGACCTGCTGGAAGTGTGGAAGCAGGACGCCTTGTGCTTCGAGATGTTCGACGACCCGCGGGTGGTGCTCAGCAGCTACATCCGCGCCAAGATGAACCATTCCCGCAGCCGGCCGTACGGGTCGAAAGTCTGGGCCAACGAGATTATTCACGGTGCGCCGACGTTGGGCGAGGCGCTGGACGCCAGTCTGTATGACTGGGCCAAGATGAAAGAGGCGAAAATTCGCCAGTGGGTCGAGGACAAACGCATTTTGCCGGTGGAACCTTCAGCGCTGCTGTACATGATCTGGGCCTCGACCCAGCATTACGCGGATTTTGATCATCAGGTGAATATTCTGAACGAGCACCAGCCGCTGTCGGACATGCAGTTCGAACGGGCAGTGCAGACGGTGACCAGCGTGATATTGCGCGGGATTGGGTTGGAGCCCTAACCCGATCGTTCCCACGCTCCGCGTTCCATTGGGACGCGGAGCGTCCCGGGCCTCATTCCCACGCAGAGCGTGGGAACGATCAGTTACGGCGCGACGTGGTAGGGATTGCGTGGATCATGATTCCAATCCAGAAACGGCTTGCCGGTATCCATCGGCACCATCTCGATGCAATCCTCCACCGGGCAGGTGATCTGGCACAAATTGCACCCCACACACTCATCATCAATCACTTCATATTTATGCGTGCCATCAGCTTGCTTGATGCTGGCCACGGCCTGGTGCGACGTGTCCTCGCAGGCAATATGGCAACGCCCGCAACCAATACACGCCTCCTGATCAATCTTCGCAATCACCTGATAGTTGATATCCAGGTATTTCCAATCCGTGGTATTGCCCACCGCGCGTCCGGAAAAGTCCGCGATGCTGGCGTAACCCTGACTGTCCATCCAGCGTGATAAACCGTCCTTCATTTCATCGACAATCCGGAAGCCATGCAGCATTGCCGCCGTGCACACCTGCACCGCGCCACTGCCCAAAGCGATGAATTCCGCCGCGTCGCGCCAACTGCCGATGCCGCCAATGCCGCAGATTGGCAAGCCTTGGGTCTGCGGGTCGCGGGCGATTTCGGCGACCATGTTCAGCGCAATCGGCTTCACCGCCGAGCCGCAATAACCGCCGTGGGTGCTTTGGTGGCCGACGGTGGGGATGGCGACCATTTGCTCCAGGTTGACGCTGGTAATCGAATTGATCGTATTGATCAGCGACACTGCATCGGCGCCACCACGGTGGGCCGCTCGGGCGGCGACGCGGATGTCGGTGATGTTCGGCGTGAGCTTGACGATCACCGGCAGCGAGCAATAGGTCTTGCACCAACGAGTGACTTGTTCGACGTATTCCGGCACCTGACCGACCGCTGCACCCATGCCACGTTCCGGCATGCCGTGGGGGCAACCGAAGTTCAGTTCGATGCCGTCGGCGCCAGTGGCTTCCACCAGCGGCAGGATGAATTTCCACGACTCTTCGACACACGGCACCATCAGCGACACGATCAACGCGCGGTCCGGCCAATCCTTTTTGACCTGGGTGATTTCCCGCAGGTTGATCTCCAGCGAACGGTCGGTGATCAGCTCGATGTTGTTGATGCCCATCACTTCGCGGTTGGCACCAAAGTGCGCCGAGTACCGCGAAGACACATTGACCGCCGCCGGGTCTTCACCCAGGGTTTTCCAGACCACGCCGCCCCAGCCAGCTTCGAAGGCGCGGACCACGTTGTAGGCTTTGTCGGTCGGCGGCGCGGAGGCCAGCCAGAACGGATTGGGGGCTTTGATGCCGGCGAAGACAATCGAGAGATCGGCCATTTACGCAGCCTCCACGTTGAGCATGAGTTGGGCGTTGATCGCTTCTGCGGCGAGTTTGCCGTGCTGCACCGCTTGCACGGTCAGGTCCTGATCGAGGCTGGTGCAGTCGCCACCGGCATACACGCCGGGGATGCTGGTGCGCAGGTTTTCATCGACCTGGATGCGCTCGCCCTGACGCTTGAGTTCCCGGGCCAGCGGGTCGGCGAGGGCGCTGCCGTCGAAAGCCTGGCCGATGGCTTTGAAGATCCCGTCGGCGGCCAGCTCAAAGGTTTGCCCGGTGGTTTGCAGGCGACCGTCGACC contains:
- the preA gene encoding NAD-dependent dihydropyrimidine dehydrogenase subunit PreA; translation: MADLSIVFAGIKAPNPFWLASAPPTDKAYNVVRAFEAGWGGVVWKTLGEDPAAVNVSSRYSAHFGANREVMGINNIELITDRSLEINLREITQVKKDWPDRALIVSLMVPCVEESWKFILPLVEATGADGIELNFGCPHGMPERGMGAAVGQVPEYVEQVTRWCKTYCSLPVIVKLTPNITDIRVAARAAHRGGADAVSLINTINSITSVNLEQMVAIPTVGHQSTHGGYCGSAVKPIALNMVAEIARDPQTQGLPICGIGGIGSWRDAAEFIALGSGAVQVCTAAMLHGFRIVDEMKDGLSRWMDSQGYASIADFSGRAVGNTTDWKYLDINYQVIAKIDQEACIGCGRCHIACEDTSHQAVASIKQADGTHKYEVIDDECVGCNLCQITCPVEDCIEMVPMDTGKPFLDWNHDPRNPYHVAP
- the copC gene encoding copper homeostasis periplasmic binding protein CopC, with product MLLKKALTSAALLGSLLAASSVFAHAHLKSQTPAADSTVAAPTELRLVFSEGVEATFTKVTIKKDGADVPVKNLTTEGSDKKTLIVTPAVPLTAGAYKVEWHAVSVDTHKSEGAYSFKVGQ
- a CDS encoding TetR/AcrR family transcriptional regulator → MGNHKIEIRRSNVEKILLGAEKVFAEKGFGSTAMADIAAEVQLPRSNLHYYFSTKGELYSAVLFDLLEVWKQDALCFEMFDDPRVVLSSYIRAKMNHSRSRPYGSKVWANEIIHGAPTLGEALDASLYDWAKMKEAKIRQWVEDKRILPVEPSALLYMIWASTQHYADFDHQVNILNEHQPLSDMQFERAVQTVTSVILRGIGLEP
- the copD gene encoding copper homeostasis membrane protein CopD yields the protein MTDALVLCRFLHFVVVLMLFGAWVFQPLLLNADTLGRRLMRITRWLTAVALVSGVTWLLLITASMAGAWSAAFDPSTLGLVLRNTFFGQVWSWHLLLNAVLMVLLLTPLHSNASLRLVVSGLLLATLAPVGHGAMLDGLSGQLLILNQIIHLTCVGAWLGGLLLLVMILRQPNGHALSTVLRRFSGVGYGLVAGLVITGLINVRVLTGAFWPTPLLSGFALILLIKVVLVAVMLGLALFNRLRIKDCEQRVGALKTSVMLEWLLGMGAVAAVSLLGTLPPMIAG
- a CDS encoding acetyltransferase, whose product is MNIRPRVATDDAALAALWERSVRATHDFLSEDDIQFFLPLVRDAYLPALTVWVGEDPEGTPAGFIATGGDTVEMLFIEPAQRGRGIGRQLLDHVKALHKTLSVDVNEQNPQAHGFYLHYGFEQTGRSPTDGEGRPFPIIHLALRPA